The following are encoded in a window of Procambarus clarkii isolate CNS0578487 chromosome 33, FALCON_Pclarkii_2.0, whole genome shotgun sequence genomic DNA:
- the LOC138370710 gene encoding uncharacterized protein, whose protein sequence is MLKNAPNKLGGNRYKVQTLSQMGGASCGDTVRRMMRRIGTYGVWSQYSLVGRKRKSVFKTLDICNVIIKACINTHTNATERDVETSIADMLKNAPNKHGGNRYKGGEARIHVHHIAESDMTNNENSGEPGAWHTAESSLMSI, encoded by the exons atgttgaagaacgccccaaacaaactcggtggaaacagatacaag gtccagacgctgtctcaaatgggcggtgcaagctgtggagacacagtgagacgaatgatgaggaggatagggacctatggggtctggtctcagtattcactcgttgggcgcaagaggaaaagtgtcttcaaaaccttggatatttgtaatgtaataataa aagcctgtatcaacacccacactaatgcaactgaaagagatgttgagacaagtattgctgatatgttgaagaacgccccaaacaaacacggtggaaacagatacaag ggtggtgaagcaagaatacatgtgcatcacatagcagagtcggatatgacgaataatgaaaatagcggagagcctggtgcatggcataccgctgaatcttctctaatgtctatatag